AGACAAAGAGCATAGCctcgtctccctctctcccaccCTGCTACCTTGCAAGGCTAAAATATCTCAGCGGTCTATTCCTCATCTGTCCCTGCAGACTTAACCATATAGCGAAATTGTTTGGTCTGGTATGTATAGGTCTTTTCAAAGAATGTCAACCACAAGGGGCAAATAGCTTCACCTGTTCTGTCACTCTGCAGCTATCAGCCGGTGAACTGTTGCCcacagacaacagagacaaaaagaaatagCTGGTACACCAATTCCCCACAGCAACTTTTTACTTTGCTCCTGTGCCTGTAAGCTGCCAATCCTTTCATTTTATCTCAGCTTTGCAGTTGCCCTTTGGGTTCTATTGCTCTCTGCCTTCGCCACACTGCTTTTGCTCCAGCTCTTTATCATGTCAGATCCGCTGCTTACGGACTTTCTGACCTCTTCCTCCTGTCCAATGAATCAGCTCAACCTTATTTTTCATGAAGTCTTCCCACAGTCAGACTTGGCTCTTCACTAAAACAGCTCTTTCACATAAAATCTTGAGGGTGTATGTTATTTGGCATGTCACTTGCCGTCAGTGTTGTGTGCCTTGCTTAATTAATTAGAGGAGCAGCGAGCCCTGCCGTGCTGTTTGCTGGTTGTTTACAAGCAGAGCTAATAGGGACAAATTCAGCATGAACATAGCAACAGCCACccactgtaaaatactgtatggCTGCAGACCTGCAAATGAGCTTCCTATGAGATTTTGCTTGGATTTGGGCACTAGAGGATTATTCTCTGTGTAGGGATTATGGGCAGTAATCCATCCCAATCCCAGTTGATGGTTTGGCTCTGTTTGTCCTCTGAGACAAACGATTGTGATTGGCAGGAGTAGTCTGCAGCCACGGTGTCTGGAAGATCCAGTCTGGACGGCAGTGTGGAGAATTCCACCAGCCGTCTCACATAGCTGGAGGTCAAGATCTGTTTGAATTACGACGACACAGCCTTGTCTCTGTCAGGCCAGAGGATCTCGGGTCTGTCTTTGAACAGGCAAGTGACCCGGTTAAGAGACCAGTGCTAGCTGAGAGCTCCTGGCAGTGGAATATTATCTCTAGTTAAGTGAAGTGGAGTGTGTCCGGAAGCCAGTGTGCTAATGGGAGGGAGCCCTGTGCTGTAAAGAGGGCGTTTGCACTATTGATCCTGCTTTACAGAGCTGTTGAGCTGTGTGAAGTGGTCCTGACAGTACCCGACTGCCCTCACTCTCAACCTTCTGGCCCCTCCCCGTCAGGGACGCTGtcctctcactccctctccttTCTTGGTGTTTGAAAGGGGGCCATTGTGTGAGGCACACTTCTGCCTTCAGGCCGCCCTCTACCAGTCTTGTTCTTCCTGCTCTTCTTGTTCACTGCTGCCTCTGGATTCAGACCAGATGCAGAGTCAACCCTGTGCTGGCTGTCATCAGTCACCTTCCTGGGTCAGAAGGGAGTGGAGTGTAGCTACTGCCTCTGCGCTGGGCTGTTGCCGGCAGCGTCCGCTGCACAGCACTCACATCTCCCCTACACACCTTTCcccagaggagatggagagtcTGTGGGAACCTGACCAGGCGAAGCTGGAGgctgaaaaaaacagaggagtTATAGGAGGGGAGCTGATAACCCACAAGTCCAAAAGACAGGAGCGAAAGCATCAGGAGCTGCTGGCTCTGGCTCTGGGAGTCAAATTGGGGAGCAAGGGCACTCTTTTATGGAAGCCTATTAAACTGTTGGCCTCCTGTCCACAGATCTCCTCACCTCTGGTGCGAAGGAGTGCCTTGAAAGACACACCAGAGAAGCAGTGCTCATACGAGAAGATCCACAACTTTAAGGTAAGAAGCTTTTTATataacacaaaatgtttaaatgagaaCTAAGAGACGAAAAGCTTCATGGCTTTAGATCATTAATACTTAAATAGATCGTCAAATTTTGTCAAACTTAGGTCTCACAGTTTCTTAGACTAATGTTTTAGAGTGATGCGTTTACAGATATGCCTGTTTCAGATGTTAGTGGCATCAGAGACTAGAGTGTGTGTTGTAGGTTAAATGAGAACCAATGCAGCTGACACCCAAATGCACCGAGGGGAACTAATGGATACACTACTTTATACCACAATCCATTAACAGCAAAGCATTGATTTGCATTGATTTGAAAGCTTTTAGTGCCAATGTTATTTTAAACTAgtgcttttgttattttagagCAGAGTGAAAATGTATTGTACAGCTCTCAGTCACCATACAAGTACATGATACATTACGGGACTATTAGGACAATGGttctttaaatacacaaaagagAATTTACGGATACTTTGCCTCTGGGCATCTCAACATTCTTGTAACTGTATCTTGGGTTTCATTTAACAGACAGGTTACAAAGATTGCAGCTTCCTCTTTGAAAAAGAACAATAAGCTCCTACTCACTACCTGCCATATGTCCTCTTCACTCATCAGTCTGTCACTACCTATTCAAAGTACCAGTGGTGTGTGGGTGCACGTGCATGTAGGTGTGGCTCTATTTGCCATCTTATGTGTGGAGCACAAACGGTGTACATCTGTTATTTTGACTTGCAGGCTTGCCTCTGTGCTTGCCTGCAAGTATCCAGTTGCCCAGGAGCAGATGCCAGACACATTATAGTAAATCCTTTAATCTGCCTTGTATATACAAATGCTCTCATTTGGCGAGGGGTCCCATGCACCAGCGTGGGATCAGAGAATAATCTCTACAGTATCCAGTACATGAAAAGGAAGGTTCTCCAGTTTGGTCATAGAAACGATTTGCAAAATGTGGCGTGTGTTTAACCATGTCATCTCTAACTCCAGGTACACACGTTTCGTGGGCCACACTGGTGCGAGTACTGTGCCAACTTCATGTGGGGTCTCATTGCCCAAGGTGTCCGCTGCTCAGGTAACTATACAGTCTGACATCAAAACTGCATGTATTGGAGAACTTAAGTAGTATATGAACAGTGGATACCACTATtctaatcctttttttttcatttggtggGTTAAATATGTTCAGTTTCACtgtcttttccattttcatgctttaaaggaataaaataaaaataagaaattgaACGCTATTCTCGGCAAGAATGTGCACAGCATTTACATCCTGAtgaatgttgttgtttctctacAAATAAATCGAATCTATGATAAAAACGCAGGTCATAAACAGATTATGTGTGCTGTAGTTGTTGTTCAAATATAGTAGCAGAACTTTTGAACTAAGTAAGCATATTCAAGCCCAGTGGGGTTTTCAGTGGCTCCCTGGTCACAAGATTCATCCACTGCACACTCACAGTCCTGAAATGGATGTGCACTTTGGAGGACTTGGAAGCTTTCTCTTTTAAcagagtgtttgttgttgagACATTTGCCATGCTGATAAGCCAGAGGCAAACACTGGTATCATCAGACACCTCATGTGCTATGGGAAACAGGAGATACTTCTTTGTCCTCTCTCACTCCCTGTCTAGcctctgtttttgtcttatctGCTGCTCCACTCTCTCTGCGAGTACTGCGAGAGTGAGGAACCCAATCACCAGTCCAGCGGTAACGTCGCTCAGGcagtaaaaatgtctttgtgatGAATGATTTCAGTCGGACAACCCTGTCTGCAAGCATGGCTCCTTCAAAGCTGTCATTCCAGGCTGTGCTGCCACACAAGCAGGCAtacctctcacacacacatatagcaCTTGTAAGCTGTCCAGCATGggactaaaacaacaaaaaaaaacatgctgctaTGTTCACTTTTATCTACCTTTGATGCAGTCCATCGTTCAGCTTAGCTTCAGCTGTGCTGTCTGACAGTGCAGTTTATCACTGACTCTGGGAAGGCTTTTCAAACTGCTCTCTTATGCCTGATGTGATGGCTGTGTGTTATCATCAGTCTGAGACTaatctccctccctctctttctttatctcaCACTTGCTCTGTGTAGACTGTGGGCTGAATGTGCACAAACAGTGCTCCAAACTGGTTCCCAGCGACTGCCAGCCAGACCTGCGCAGGATAAAGAAAGTGTTTAGCTGTGACCTCACCACACTTGTCAAAGCTCATAACACAACGCGACCCATGGTGGTGGACATGTGTATTCGAGAGATAGAGCTGAGAGGTAGAACAAAATTTCCAAGTTATCACATTAAATGCAATCAGTCACtttagaaaagagaaagaaataatgtttcattaaaCAATGCTTAACTCAAACATTCATTCTGCTATTTCATTTGGTTAGTTTTCATGGATTATAAATGTCATTCATCTTTTGTTAGAATAGAAGCCTACATTTCTCTGAGGATTTTTTTATGTCTACAGTGCAGACTGGCAGGTGGGGAAGGGATTAAGAGTATAAAGCCTCCCAAAAACTAAGACAGGCTTCCCAATTTTTTGTGCAGGTATGAAATCAGAAGGTCTCTACAGAGTGTCTGGATTCTCGGAGCACATAGAGGATGTGAGGCTCGCCTTTGACCGAGGTTTGTTGACTTCATATTTCTTTGCACTAAGATCTGCAACTCTGAGTTTTTGCTTCATGAGTTCGTAATTTTAATAAGAAACTTAAGATGGGGCACAGcatgaaattattatttataactgTGTACAAATATAGTACACGGATATGTGTCagtcaaacattttttatttcttatcaACAGATGGTGAAAAGGCAGATATCAGTGCCAATGCCTATGCAGACATCAACATCATTGCTGGTGCTTTGAAGCTCTACTTAAGAGATCTTCCAATTCCAGTCATTACATTTGACTTGTACTCTAAATTTATTCAAGCTGCAAGTAAGAACTTCTCTTTGGACAAATTCTGtgcatttactgtgttgttACTACTCAGCTCTACTCTCATACTAATCATTTTTCTATTGAAACGTAGAGATTCCAAATGCTGAATCAAGGTTGGAGGCCATTCATGAAGGTTTGTTGCAGCTTCCTCCAGCCCACTATGAGACTCTACGATACCTAATGGCTCATCTCAAAAGgttagttttatatatataataatttctaTTTGCCATTATGTCTATAAATTCAATTTATAGACAtaactattttgtttttttctttttctggggATTGTTTGAAAAGAGGGCCAGCCTTAATCTTACCACACAACCTTAAAAGAGAAGCCCTCATTGTACTGTTTGTTATTATATCTGATTCTATACTTATTTGTAATATTATACAGGGTGACAACGTTCGAAAAAGACAATTTCATGAATGCTGAGAACCTCGGCATTGTCTTTGGTCCTACGCTTATGCAGCCACCGGAGCAGAATGCCTTGACAACACTGAATGACATGAGGCAGCAGAAACTTGTGGTGCAGCTCATGATAGAGCATGAAGATGTCTTATTCTAAGGACTGAGGCATGCTGGCCTTATAGGAGAAACGAAGGACAGTAATTTATTCTGTCAAATAGGAAATTCAAGCCACCTTGACTCTAATGAAGTTTCCACAAAGTTCTTAATCAAATTGAACTTGAAATGCTTCTTTCTCGCATGATTGTTTTAGTTGAAGTTGGTTTAGTGTTGACATTGTCTTGTTACTGTAAGTTTTGGGTTTCCA
This genomic stretch from Anabas testudineus chromosome 16, fAnaTes1.2, whole genome shotgun sequence harbors:
- the chn2 gene encoding beta-chimaerin codes for the protein MAASSNSSLSGSSVSSDPEDYQPPIWKSYLYQLQQEAPRPKRITCPQEMESRPKYYGREFHGMISREYADELLAGAEGAYLIRESQRQPGTHTLALRFGHQTLNYRLFYDGKHFVGEKRFESVHDLVTDALITLYIETKAAEYIAKMTTNPIYEHLGYTLLLKDKTVHRLSRGRTEPRRVTFQKDEKISSPLVRRSALKDTPEKQCSYEKIHNFKVHTFRGPHWCEYCANFMWGLIAQGVRCSDCGLNVHKQCSKLVPSDCQPDLRRIKKVFSCDLTTLVKAHNTTRPMVVDMCIREIELRGMKSEGLYRVSGFSEHIEDVRLAFDRDGEKADISANAYADINIIAGALKLYLRDLPIPVITFDLYSKFIQAAKIPNAESRLEAIHEGLLQLPPAHYETLRYLMAHLKRVTTFEKDNFMNAENLGIVFGPTLMQPPEQNALTTLNDMRQQKLVVQLMIEHEDVLF